CAGGAAACATAACGAATGTGGACGTTCAAGATGTGTCTTTTGATGGATGGACGCATATAAATAAGCAAAGATATTATAAGATAAAGTTGCAAAGCTCTGTGTGGTTGGATTACGAAGCAGGCTCATCTATCTCAGATAGTCAGAAGCAGATTGCTTCCTTCTTAGGTGGTAAAATCGCCAGAGAAGTCTGTTTTGACTTAAACAAACTTGATACATATCAACAAGAGAACGACACAACTCAAATATCATTGGGatctattattattccaGAGACAGTCTGTATTGATTTGAGACATAATAAAACTACGGATCTAGATTTATTGGTTTTGATCAAGCCAAACACTGATAAATTAATCCCAATATTAAAACAAATATGGGAAAAGAAATACGAAGGACTTAATATCTGGAGTAGTGTTAACCTAGATcttaagaaaaaaatattttcacGCGAATTTGTTTTATGGAAATTCAACCAAGTTCACCTTTACTGGCaagattttggaatttggGAGAGATTACTCACATCGCTTAGGCATCTCTCCGAAAATATTAACGACACAGTCGAACAAATTGAAATAAATGACATTACACTGAAGGAGCTGAAAAATGGTTATGAAGTGTATTGCAGTGTAGGAGTTCCGAACCCATTACCAGAATCACATATCAATTTATCTCCTGAAGTGATTTTGGCGCCTCAAATTCAATGGTACCCCACTTTGCCTGGCTGTCTCAAAAATGAAGGTATAGAACTAGAGAACGTCATTATATCTAGTCCGGAATTAGACTGGAATTCAATGCTAAGTGATTTCGTTAATTTGACGATAAAAGCCAACCTGATAGGAGAACTACCGGATGATTTTTTAAACCACGTTTGTTCTTCAGACGATTCGAACATCATAACCCCAATGTCCAAGTTCCTCAGTAACCTTCTAGATCCAAAAAGTCTAATAGATATGAAAATAGAATGTTCAAGTTTGGAAAAGCCAAGTAAATCCAAAGCCATTCTTGAAGACTACGATATAATACGCCCTTTCCTTGacacttctttttccttgaATTACACTGTTAATATAGATGATATTGTACAAGAAGTCAATACGAGAGGTATAAAGCTAGAATGGTCTACTGACTTTCTTGGTCGCCGGCGGCTCAATATCAAAGGAAAAATTGTGGCAAAAGTCCAAATACCTTTTTACCAGGTAAAAGAGGACACAACATTGTCAATGGAAAGAATTAAAGGTCACACAAAATTATACCATAATGACGTCCATATGCTCACCGTTCCATTAGATTATTGGACTAACTGTTCTAGCCAAGTTATATTAGATGAATCTGATCCTACAAAATCATACTTTGATGTGtcttttgatattgataatgACCAAGTCATTGTGGAAGATACTTTAGAGTTAACACATTGCATCAATGAGATTGTGTTCAAGGGTGAATCACTAATCTTTTTGAAGGGAAAATTAGATTTGATGGTGACAACGAGCATAGGTGACATAGTTTTATTAAAGTTACCGGGAGAAGGTTCCACCATAGTTAGGGCTTAATCCTCTCATGGTGATGTTTCAATCTCTTAAAATACTTATCTAATAGCGACATCATACCTTCTCATATTTATGTCTATATCCTCTAcaattaaataaaaaaaataccatgATATGCTAATAAAATGTCTTACTTTAGCGCTTCATAAGAACAGCTCTTAAAGTTGGACAACTATCCAGTTAACCAATTTCCTGTTTTCCTATAATTTTTCAACTGATGCACATGATTCACACTATAGCCATATTTTTCAACCTGGAAAATCTCCGGAAAAGCATTCTAACAATCGGAAAGGGGAAAAAGATCTTTAACTTTGCAATGTTCAATGAGTAAGCTAGAGACACCAAGTTAGCATATGTAAAACACACGCATATATCAGATTCTTGAACGAGAAGCAGAAATATTAAGATCAGTTTCTTCTCATCACATGTAAACGTGAAACGAATAATGAAACCAACTAATATAGCCATGGATAAGAAAAGCGGAAAATCATGTTTAGTATGCAGAAGACGTAAAGTAAGATGTGATAGGGTCAAACCTGTATGCTTGGTATGTGTGAAGCATGGCTCTAATATGGAATGTAATTATGAAGAGCAGAAAAGAGACATCAAATTTGTCTCAATGAAAACCCCAGAGATGTCGACTaagatcaagaaaaggCAACCAGAGAAATCTTCCACTAAATCTCAGGGAAATGCGACAGTAGTCAAGGAGTTAGATGTTCTAAAGCAAAAGGTACAATCACTAGAATCACTACTAATAAATAACATAACTCCTACAGAACATAAAGTTTCTCAATCAAAGTATTCTAAAACTGTCCCGAGCTCTTCCATCGATGACGAATTCCAATCACTTGATCTAAGCCATTATAAAGATTTTAACTTTTATCAAGATTTAGAGACAGTGGATGTAAGAGGTGGCAGACTATCATTTATTGGTGCCTTGAACTGCATGTCTATGTCAAGAGTTGATCCTTATTTAATGACTATTACAACTTTAACAAGAAAGGCACATCATGATAGGAGCAGCAGTTTTATACGATACCTCGGAAACAGGAAATACTCAAACTTAGAATATATTCCGGAATTAGCTAAAGAGGTGTTGGTAGCGAAAAGTAGTGATAAGAACACTGTAATGGATGCAATGATAGAAATTGATAATGATCAtagtgaaaagaataaaaagaagcGTAGCCGAGAAACTGGTAATTCGAACGGTGAAGATAGTAGCGTCACTAGTAGTAACGATGAGTTAGACAACGAACTTGATGATaatgagaaagaaatgaCGGAAAATGATGTAAAGGGCCAAGAGCAAAGAGAAAAGTTTGCTAGAAAGTACTTAGAAGATCAAAATATGGATGGTATATTAACTAAGAATAACAAATCAAGCAGGCCGTCACTATCAGAAATATTGAATCATAGTACACTTGCTAAGTCTTCAGATGTATCGCCAGAATCAAACACCAGTCCTATTCCGAGACAAGCTGTTGAAAATACAGCAAGTGTACCGAGAGAACTCAATATCAAGAAGGATAGTTTGAATATGAGATCCGAAGTTACAAATAATTCATCTTCTCTTCAAAGCGTGAAGAACGATACTCCAATTGGTTTTGCTGATGATGAGACTGAGGCCCTGTACTATTTGAATCTACTGCTTCCTCCCGCAAGAGTTATTTGGATTCATGTTAGT
This genomic interval from Kluyveromyces marxianus DMKU3-1042 DNA, complete genome, chromosome 4 contains the following:
- the TAG1 gene encoding Tag1p gives rise to the protein MTDSERQPLLQEPNQGERDIAIETEGVTKAKHEKTYWNRVRILLFGIGLIVVGLIFFVLVYVTRVVPNDESFKEYAGNITNVDVQDVSFDGWTHINKQRYYKIKLQSSVWLDYEAGSSISDSQKQIASFLGGKIAREVCFDLNKLDTYQQENDTTQISLGSIIIPETVCIDLRHNKTTDLDLLVLIKPNTDKLIPILKQIWEKKYEGLNIWSSVNLDLKKKIFSREFVLWKFNQVHLYWQDFGIWERLLTSLRHLSENINDTVEQIEINDITLKELKNGYEVYCSVGVPNPLPESHINLSPEVILAPQIQWYPTLPGCLKNEGIELENVIISSPELDWNSMLSDFVNLTIKANLIGELPDDFLNHVCSSDDSNIITPMSKFLSNLLDPKSLIDMKIECSSLEKPSKSKAILEDYDIIRPFLDTSFSLNYTVNIDDIVQEVNTRGIKLEWSTDFLGRRRLNIKGKIVAKVQIPFYQVKEDTTLSMERIKGHTKLYHNDVHMLTVPLDYWTNCSSQVILDESDPTKSYFDVSFDIDNDQVIVEDTLELTHCINEIVFKGESLIFLKGKLDLMVTTSIGDIVLLKLPGEGSTIVRA